From the genome of Palaemon carinicauda isolate YSFRI2023 chromosome 6, ASM3689809v2, whole genome shotgun sequence, one region includes:
- the LOC137642526 gene encoding uncharacterized protein, whose amino-acid sequence MAELVVLIGQRKIIRKKVTDCANRSSQYPSLENTAKVSERGVLLDYRKRLSDLDSKIQILKFSGEFREEDLEAELSACQSYHDKISGILPLLDVSVSAGSPQFSLTTDIARSLLRQPTAPLPKFQSKEGEDFLKFIREFETTTQSFNYPDRDLLLLLKQQVEGRAKCLLGSLEADKQSYNDAKDLLTKAFASTELRKSAVIKKLTCLNLKEGEDPFVFFSELRNIVENFKYLHIDVEEVVRYFVWSAMNDRFKSHLVHITNVTHPSFQQIVDNFFTACERYEQGQTKGKLSVRDKVVTHSKPLQEKTSAMALKTKTVPAKACNFCSKVGISDNDHLSYKCTKYATPSDKIYLLNLHKGCVKCGNFNHFTKACKFRFRRPCSHCSQYHTEYLCGKLSPDRCNSKEESSKEASSGIAVLPNVTTGSVLPTFTFCVNGQNKLHRGLKDSGSQNTFISSKLASSYNLKSLTTNVKLTVKGFNGQKEYSTSLVEVPIKLGNEIFAISALVVPSINLQLNLPCLGQVVSVMQSKNFVFADKFLSASSQGIDDIQLLLGVDFSHCLLGKDVVIGSPNSSVYIETTSGIMLMGNVDRFLINLTSLNGKDSLASKPLRGENSNAEKGTYFNIPCHSYFLATTVSINDEFNELNDMTTNCSFTVLSDKGTIIDRKLQEATDQILNMESQFYLNYDQKVYSDESNQLNNSLVDYTLRNLHTRSDGRIVVPLLWNGKVSHLLSRNESLSKAILQSNFKKLLRKKGSLQLVDNCIKEQLNMGIIEPIFDLEVFKAEYPNYSFLPHMPVFKPERDTTKCRIVFLSNLQESYKKLSLSHNQCMYAGPNLNQKLSSAFLNIRFDEKILIFDLKKAFNMLALSEIDQSRLLFFWFRNVSAGDYTPVAYKNVRLSFGLRCSPFLLMASLYYMLILTSSNDSRIDELKKLIYALIYMDNGAITMNSSDDLRWAYKQLDDIFRPFKFETQQLITNDIDLQSDIDQSVLTPEVNKLFGLEWDRLSDDIFTRPINLDPGANTKRLILRSIASQFDIFGFNLPLFNRCRIYLHNLQCQKGLNWDQTLNSQQLKDWRNICRQCNSSPPLKVTRFVGRRDGEYNIIVFTDASCDIYGCVIYLLNVESGKLTFVNAKNRLVNTQLKGKSIPSLEIHAINLGVEQSIDLYLDLAGPSCIKPIKVTKICLFSDSSCALQWLISSSLQLKKMNQCSTFVMNRIYSIQKLCETYPVQFGFINGKENPADMVTRCTSYKLLMKSCFLSGPDLTNIRAPDMQFTIPKEGYLSGNYLNISNVPLVKRECLVNISDFSDFRRLVLLYRRCIICIYKWKAKVRREVKVQEKNFFSLALVHLILNDQQNHFADVLEHFSKGFSAVKDIPGIVSQLNVFVDNDGILRVKSKFKNEKKFPILLSRDSHLTELIILDIHHKLAHSGCYAVLAELRRHYFIPRNFSLVKKILRQCVHCKRFNARPVNLNQNCYREFREDPPAVPFGNIFIDYIGPFTVKLEKENVKVWLLCFTCTWSRAVNLKICRTLSVPDFLRAFSIHCFEFGIPQLCISDLGSQIVAGANVITSFLNDPHTQLYFEERGIKPLTFQQYFKGCSQLGSMVEVCVKLTKRLLYGSIKNNILSFFDFEFTVCQVVHLVNKRPISFKEALRDSAAEDLPEPITPEMLIRGYELSSLNIIPDLSPLPEDKEFVPCRTTNEFEQLSKIRSKLLDIYHHEFLQTLLSQAVDRKGRYLPVTHHPLKPGDIVLIKEDNTKINNYPLGRLKETFTNDIGETTHAKVFKGRTRQVCKLHVNNLIPYLSLDDDVDFKSNDLHNMDKLSPASERPKRKAAVESRRKTSEMLNL is encoded by the coding sequence TAATTGGTCAGCGTAAGATTATTAGGAAGAAGGTTACAGATTGTGCCAACCGTTCCTCGCAGTACCCTTCTTTAGAAAATACTGCTAAAGTATCTGAACGAGGTGTTCTCCTGGATTATAGGAAGCGACtaagtgacttggattctaaaatacagattctaaaattttcaggggaatttagagaGGAGGATTTGGAAGCTGAGCTTTCAGCATGTCAATCTTACCATGATAagatttcaggtattttgcctttgttggatgtaagtgtaaGTGCTGGAAGCCCTCAATtttcattaactactgatattgctaggagtcttttgaggcaacccactgcccctctacccaaattccaaagtaaggaaggtgaggattttttgaaattcattagagaatttgaaaCCACGACCCAAAGTTTTAATTATCCAGACAgggacttgctcttacttttgaaacaacaagtagaaggtagggctaaatgtttacttggctcattggaggccgacaaacagagttacaacgatgccaaagacttattgactaaggcatttgcctcgactgaattacgaaaatcggctgtaattaagaaattaacttgtctaaatctcaaagaaggagaggacccttttgtcttcttttcagaacttagaaatatagtcgaaaatttcaaatatttgcatattgatgttgaggaggttgttagatattttgtttggtctgcaatgaatgatagatttaagtctcatctggttcatatcactaatgtgactcatccatcatttcagcaaattgtagataatttctttacagcatgtgaaaggtatgaacagggtcagacgaaaggtaaattgtctgtcagggataaagttgtaactcattcaaagccattacaggaaaagactagtgccatggctcttaaaactaagactgttcccgccaaagcttgtaatttttgttccaaggtcggtatttctgacaatgatcatttaagttataagtgtactaagtatgctaccccttctgataaaatttatttattaaatttgcataaaggttgtgtaaaatgtggtaattttaatcattttactaaagcatgcaagttcagatttcgaagaccctgttcacattgttcgcagtatcacacggagtatctttgtgggaaacttagtcctgacaggtgtaatagtaaagaagagtcttccaaggaagcaagcagtgggatagcagtattgccaaatgttaccacaggttcagttctccctactttcacattttgtgtaaatggtcaaaataagcttCACAGGGGTCTTAAAGATTCAGggtcacaaaatacttttatatctagcaaACTAGCTTCCTCTTAtaatttaaagtctttgactaccaatgttaaacttactgtgaaagggtttaatggtcagaaggaatattctactagtcttgttgaagttcctataaagctggggaatgaaatctttgctatttctgctttagttgtaccctctataaacctgcaattaaatttaccttgtcttggtcaggtagttagtgtaatgcagagtaaaaattttgtatttgctgacaaatttttatcagccagttctcagggcattgatgacattcagcttttgttaggagtagatttttcacattgtcttttgggaaaagatgtagtgatagggagtcctaattcatctgtgtatattgagactacttcaggaataatgctgatggggaatgttgataggttcctaattaatcttacttcacttaatggtaaagacagtttagcctcgaaaccactaaggggcgaaaattctaatgctgaaaaaggtacatattttaatatcccttgccattcttattttctagctactactgtatctattaatgatgaatttaacgagctcaatgacatgacgacaaattgttcattcactgtactttccgataaaggaactattattgataggaaactgcaagaagcaactgatcaaatcctgaatatggagagccaattttatttgaactatgatcagaaagtttatagtgacgaatctaatcagctcaataactctctcgtggattacactttgagaaatttgcacacgagaagtgatgggcgtatagttgttcccttgttatggaatggaaaggtatcacaccttctttcgagaaatgagtctctttccaaggctattcttcaatctaattttaaaaagttacttcgtaagaaaggttccttacagttggtggataactgcataaaggagcaattaaatatgggaattattgaaccaatttttgacttggaagtatttaaggctgaataccctaactattcattcttacctcatatgccagtttttaagccagaaagggatactacgaaatgtcgcatagtgtttctttctaatttgcaggaatcctataagaaactgtcattgtcacataatcaatgtatgtatgctgggcctaacctaaatcaaaaactttcatctgcatttcttaatattaggtttgatgaaaaaattttaatatttgatttgaaaaaagctttcaatatgttggctttaagtgaaattgatcagtctagactattgttcttttggtttcggaatgttagcgcaggtgattacactcccgttgcttataaaaatgtcaggctttcatttggacttcggtgtagcccatttcttttgatggcttcattgtattatatgttaattttaacttccagtaatgattcaagaATTGATGAACTAAAGAAACTTATTTAcgccttaatatatatggataatggtgctattactATGAACAGCTCTGATGACCTAAGGTGGGCCTATAAGCAGTTAGATgacatattcagaccctttaaatttgaaactcagcagctgataaccaatgatattgatctgcagtctgacatagatcagtcagttcttactcctgaagtcaataaattgtttgggcttgaatgggatagactttcggatgatattttcactaggccaattaaccttgacccaggagctaacactaaaagattaattcttaggtccattgcctcccagtttgacatttttggtttcaacttgcctttaTTTAACCGATGTAGGATTTATTtgcataatttgcagtgtcaaaagggtttgaattgggatcagactcttaacagtcaacagctcaaagactggaggaatatctgtaggcaatgtaattcatcgccccctctcaaagtaactcggtttgtgggtcgaagggatggtgagtataatataattgtttttaccgatgccagttgtgacatatatgggtgtgtcatttatctactgaatgttgagtctggcaaacttacctttgttaatgctaaaaatcggttggttaatacccaattgaaaggtaaatccataccatctttagagatccacgccattaatttaggagttgagcaatctattgatctttatttggatcttgctggtcccagttgcataaaacctataaaggtgacaaagatttgtcttttttcagattcttcttgtgccctgcaatggttaataagttcttctcttcaacttaagaaaatgaaccaatgttctacttttgtaatgaacagaatctatagcatacaaaaactttgtgaaacatatccggttcaatttgggtttattaatggcaaggaaaatcctgcagatatggtaaccaggtgcacatcatataaattgttgatgaaatcttgttttctttcaggcccggacctgactaatattcgggcacctgacatgcagttcactattcctaaagagggttatctttcaggaaattacttgaatatttctaatgttcctttagttaagagagaatgcttggttaatatttcagatttttcagatttcagaagactggttttgctgtaccgtcggtgtataatatgcatatacaaatggaaagctaaagtgagaagggaagttaaggtgcaagaaaagaattttttctctttagctcttgtccatttgattttgaatgatcaacaaaatcactttgctgatgttttagaacatttttccaaaggtttttctgcagtaaaggatataccaggtatagtttctcagttgaatgtgtttgttgataacgatggcattttgagagtgaagagcaaatttaagaatgagaaaaaatttcctattctattatctagggacagccatttaactgagttaattatacttgatattcatcataaattagctcattctgggtgctatgctgttcttgctgaactcagaagacactattttattcctagaaatttttctttggtaaaaaagattttgaggcaatgtgttcactgcaaaagattcaacgcaagacctgttaatttaaatcaaaattgttacagggaattcagggaagacccaccagctgtaccttttggcaatattttcattgattatattggtccttttacagttaagctggagaaagaaaatgttaaggtatggctattatgttttacttgcacttggtctcgtgcagttaatttgaaaatttgcagaacacttagtgtgcctgattttcttagggcattttctattcattgcttcgaatttggcattccacagttgtgcattagtgacctagggtcacaaatagttgcaggagctaatgttataacttcatttttgaatgatccccacactcaattgtattttgaggagagaggtattaaacctttgacttttcaacagtattttaaagggtgtagtcagttaggctccatggtcgaggtttgtgtcaagttaacaaagaggcttttatatgggtccatcaagaacaatattctttctttctttgattttgagtttactgtatgtcaagttgtccacttggtaaacaaacggccaatatcttttaaagaggctcttagggatagtgcagcggaagaccttcctgaaccaataactcccgaaatgttaataagagggtatgagctttcttccctcaatatcattccagatttatcacctttacctgagGATAAAGAATTTGTTCCTTGTAGAACTACTAATGAATTTGAACAGTTGTCTAAAATTAggagtaaacttttagatatttaccatcatgagtttttgcaaacccttttaagccaggcggttgatagaaagggtagatatctccctgtaactcatcatcctctaaaaccaggtgacattgttttaattaaggaagataatacgaagattaacaactatcctctaggtcgattaaaggaaactttcacaaatgatattggggaaactacacatgcaaaagttttcaaaggccgtaccagacaagtttgtaaactccatgttaataatctGATACCTTATCTTTCCTTAGACGATGATGTGGACTTTAAGTCAAATGATTTGCACAACATGGACAAATTATCACCAGCTTCtgagaggcctaaaagaaaggctgctgtggaaagccgaaggaaaacatctgaaatgttgaatttataa